The following are encoded together in the Saccharospirillaceae bacterium genome:
- a CDS encoding DJ-1/PfpI family protein, translating to MQIAIVLYQGITALDAVGPYEVLRFIPDADIRFVSDKPQPITTDSGVLVMGATHSYSETLNPDIVLVPGSSANTTTAMADGKLIEWLQSVHQTTKLTLSVCSGALVLAAAGIIEGKPATTHWIAQKKLSAFGAYPQPNERIVQSGKVITAAGVSAGIDLALSIVQELYGKERAEIIQLLIEYDPTPPIDSGHPTKASKNVYNLAKLQMINEAKNRRNMLSIPLILWRHTIKRVRNKIAKSRI from the coding sequence ATGCAAATAGCTATAGTACTTTACCAAGGAATTACCGCTCTTGACGCAGTAGGCCCTTACGAAGTTTTGCGCTTTATTCCCGATGCAGACATACGATTTGTAAGTGATAAACCACAACCGATCACGACAGATAGTGGCGTATTGGTTATGGGAGCAACACATTCCTATTCAGAAACCCTTAATCCAGATATTGTCTTAGTCCCAGGGTCATCCGCTAATACAACGACAGCCATGGCCGATGGTAAACTGATCGAATGGCTGCAATCTGTTCATCAAACAACGAAGCTGACTCTTTCTGTGTGTTCCGGTGCCTTAGTTCTCGCTGCGGCTGGGATTATTGAAGGAAAGCCAGCAACAACACATTGGATAGCCCAGAAAAAGCTAAGCGCATTCGGAGCCTACCCACAACCGAATGAAAGAATCGTACAATCCGGAAAAGTCATCACAGCTGCTGGAGTATCTGCAGGTATCGATTTGGCTTTATCAATCGTACAGGAGCTCTATGGTAAAGAAAGAGCCGAGATTATTCAGCTTCTTATAGAGTACGACCCAACTCCCCCAATAGACTCAGGCCACCCCACTAAAGCGTCAAAAAATGTTTATAACCTGGCAAAGTTGCAAATGATAAACGAAGCAAAAAATCGAAGAAACATGTTGTCAATCCCTTTGATACTATGGCGCCATACAATAAAGAGGGTGCGAAATAAAATCGCAAAAAGCAGAATCTGA